In a genomic window of Methanosarcina horonobensis HB-1 = JCM 15518:
- a CDS encoding MEDS domain-containing protein: MEEKLRNSGIGIIGDLPWGTHFCQFYQTKEDLLDILVPYFKTGLENNEFCIWVIPQELTVEDAEESLRRVVPGFDIYLDKGQIEIVPYTLGYVEDGGLDPEKVLKNWVKKTDQSLECGYDGLRLSGHSFWLETHWQDFVYYEDALDTIIGKYRMIVLCTYYLEMCKIVEIAEMVSNHQFALAKKKGKWQIIENSGRKRAEEALAKIEETRIKEIHHRIKNNLQVISSLLDLQAETFSHLKTCNASEVIDAFKDSQNRIVSMVLIHQELYKGKGTDNLNFAAYIQTLTKKLFSSYNLRNEDVNLKLNLEEAYLGMDTAIPLGIIVNELVSNSLKHAFPSGRKGEISISLKKTKESNVNRENFKTNSEYNQGKDLQYKLTVADNGKGIPEKIDLQTANSLGLQLVDTLVKQVDGCIELRRDQGTKFTIWFNNVEIS, from the coding sequence ATGGAAGAAAAACTGAGAAATTCTGGCATTGGTATTATTGGAGATCTGCCATGGGGAACGCACTTCTGTCAGTTTTACCAGACTAAAGAGGATCTGTTAGATATACTTGTTCCTTATTTTAAAACAGGACTGGAAAATAATGAATTCTGTATATGGGTCATACCACAAGAGCTGACTGTAGAGGATGCAGAAGAATCCCTGAGAAGAGTTGTTCCTGGTTTTGATATTTATCTGGATAAAGGGCAAATCGAAATTGTCCCCTACACTCTCGGATACGTAGAAGACGGTGGTTTGGATCCTGAGAAGGTCTTAAAGAACTGGGTTAAGAAAACCGATCAGAGCCTCGAATGTGGTTACGATGGTTTGAGATTGAGCGGACATTCTTTTTGGCTGGAAACACATTGGCAGGACTTCGTATACTACGAAGACGCTCTGGATACTATCATTGGCAAATACCGTATGATAGTTCTATGTACCTATTATCTTGAGATGTGCAAGATAGTTGAAATTGCTGAGATGGTCTCCAACCATCAGTTCGCTCTAGCCAAAAAGAAAGGGAAATGGCAGATAATAGAAAATTCCGGACGAAAAAGGGCTGAAGAAGCTCTGGCAAAAATTGAAGAGACTCGAATAAAAGAAATTCATCACAGAATCAAGAACAATCTGCAAGTGATTTCATCATTGCTTGACCTTCAAGCAGAGACCTTCTCTCACCTTAAGACTTGTAACGCTTCGGAAGTTATAGATGCCTTCAAGGATAGCCAGAACCGAATAGTTTCAATGGTTCTAATTCATCAAGAACTTTACAAAGGCAAAGGAACAGATAATCTGAATTTTGCAGCATATATCCAGACACTCACTAAAAAACTTTTCAGCTCATATAATCTTAGAAACGAAGATGTCAACTTAAAATTGAATCTTGAAGAGGCTTATCTTGGCATGGATACTGCAATCCCTCTTGGTATCATCGTCAATGAACTGGTCTCAAACTCCTTAAAACATGCTTTCCCTTCGGGCAGAAAAGGTGAAATCAGTATAAGCTTGAAGAAAACGAAAGAATCCAATGTAAACAGAGAGAATTTTAAGACAAATAGTGAATATAATCAAGGAAAAGATCTCCAGTATAAACTTACAGTAGCAGACAACGGAAAAGGCATTCCAGAAAAAATAGATCTCCAAACTGCTAATTCTCTTGGGCTTCAACTTGTGGATACTCTTGTGAAACAAGTAGATGGCTGTATAGAGCTTAGAAGAGATCAAGGAACGAAATTCACTATATGGTTTAACAACGTCGAGATAAGCTGA
- the tnpB gene encoding IS200/IS605 family element RNA-guided endonuclease TnpB — MLKAYKYRIYPSKKQKEMIQVHFGACRFVYNWALEQKIKTYEQTGKSISRFDLQHILVHEVKPSNEWLKEANSQALLASLVNVESAFTKFFREKSGFPKFKSKKNPVQSYQMPQHYAVDFEKQIIKLPKIGEVKTILHRRFEGKLKTATISRSSTGKYYISILVDNEKDIPEKQNFSESTTIGIDAGIKDFAVLSNGEKVENPKYLKNSLKRMKALQKRVSRKVKGSKNRNKARQHLSKIHETISNQRNNFQHQLSFRLISENQAIALETLNVKGMVKNHCLAQSISDASLSSFVTKLEYKAEWLGKTILRIGRFEPSSKLCNVCGHHNSNLTLDVREWTCPGCKTKHDRDVNAAINIKKFSLQDQNLIVI; from the coding sequence ATGTTAAAAGCCTACAAATATCGAATCTACCCTAGCAAAAAACAAAAGGAAATGATACAAGTTCATTTTGGTGCATGTAGATTTGTCTATAACTGGGCTTTAGAACAAAAGATAAAAACTTATGAACAAACTGGGAAATCAATATCGAGGTTTGATTTACAGCACATTTTAGTCCATGAAGTAAAACCTTCTAACGAATGGTTAAAAGAAGCTAATTCACAGGCTCTACTTGCCTCTTTAGTAAATGTAGAATCAGCATTTACTAAATTCTTTAGAGAGAAATCCGGATTTCCCAAGTTCAAGTCTAAGAAAAATCCGGTTCAATCATATCAAATGCCTCAACATTATGCGGTAGATTTTGAGAAGCAGATAATTAAGCTTCCTAAAATAGGTGAAGTTAAAACCATACTTCATAGAAGGTTTGAAGGCAAACTTAAAACCGCAACAATTTCAAGATCAAGTACAGGAAAATATTATATCAGTATCCTTGTAGATAACGAAAAAGATATTCCTGAAAAGCAGAACTTTTCAGAATCAACTACAATAGGTATTGATGCAGGCATCAAAGATTTTGCAGTTCTATCAAATGGAGAAAAGGTTGAAAATCCAAAATACCTTAAAAATTCTCTAAAAAGAATGAAAGCTCTCCAAAAAAGAGTATCGAGAAAAGTTAAAGGCTCTAAGAATAGGAATAAGGCTAGACAGCATCTTTCAAAAATCCATGAAACTATTAGCAATCAGAGAAATAATTTCCAGCATCAACTCTCTTTTAGACTGATTAGCGAGAACCAAGCTATTGCGCTGGAAACTCTGAATGTTAAAGGTATGGTAAAAAATCATTGTCTGGCTCAATCTATTTCAGATGCTTCGTTGAGTAGTTTTGTAACAAAATTAGAGTATAAAGCTGAATGGTTGGGAAAAACCATTTTACGAATAGGAAGATTTGAGCCATCTTCTAAATTATGCAATGTTTGTGGGCATCACAATTCCAATCTAACTCTTGATGTTAGAGAGTGGACGTGTCCTGGTTGCAAAACAAAGCATGACAGAGACGTAAATGCTGCAATCAATATCAAAAAGTTCTCTCTTCAAGATCAAAATCTTATAGTTATCTGA
- the hacA gene encoding homoaconitase large subunit — MSEKIFSRAAGKEAKANDFVLADVDYAMAHDGTSVLAVNAFKEMEMEKVWDPSKIVIPFDHIAPANTETSAILQKEIREWVQEQGIPNFYEVGEGICHQVLPENGFALPGKLVVGADSHSCTYGAFGAFATGVGATDMAEIFATGKLWFKVPESFRMTVEGSLEKNVYAKDLTLYLIGKTGIAGATYKAVEFYGQAISELSVSGRMTLCNMAIEMGAKTGIVPPDEKTFDFLKNRAVAPYEPVYTDPDATYAGEFTYDAGDIEPQVACPHQVDNVKPVGEVEGTHVDQVFIGTCTNGRLEDLEVAAEVLKGKKVAVRTLVIPASRTTLLAAIENGTMETLLKAGVTLTTPGCGPCLGAHQGVIGEGEVCISTANRNFKGRMGKGGFIYLASPVTAAASALTGEITDPRTI, encoded by the coding sequence ATAAGCGAAAAAATCTTTTCCCGGGCAGCAGGAAAAGAGGCAAAAGCTAATGATTTTGTGCTGGCAGATGTAGATTACGCAATGGCGCATGACGGCACGTCAGTACTTGCAGTAAATGCTTTTAAGGAAATGGAGATGGAAAAGGTCTGGGATCCTTCAAAGATTGTAATTCCTTTTGACCATATTGCCCCCGCAAACACCGAGACTTCAGCTATCCTGCAAAAAGAGATCAGGGAATGGGTGCAGGAGCAGGGAATACCCAACTTTTATGAGGTTGGAGAAGGGATCTGCCACCAGGTGCTTCCGGAAAACGGCTTTGCACTTCCAGGAAAGCTGGTTGTCGGGGCTGATTCGCATTCCTGCACATACGGGGCTTTCGGAGCTTTTGCAACAGGGGTTGGAGCAACCGACATGGCTGAAATCTTTGCTACGGGAAAGCTCTGGTTTAAAGTGCCCGAAAGCTTCAGGATGACGGTCGAAGGCAGCCTTGAAAAAAACGTCTATGCAAAGGACCTTACCCTTTACCTGATAGGAAAAACCGGAATTGCCGGTGCAACCTATAAAGCAGTTGAATTTTACGGACAGGCTATCAGCGAACTTTCGGTTTCTGGAAGGATGACGCTCTGCAACATGGCAATCGAGATGGGCGCAAAAACCGGAATTGTCCCTCCTGACGAAAAGACCTTTGATTTCCTGAAAAACAGAGCAGTTGCTCCTTACGAACCAGTGTATACGGATCCTGACGCAACTTATGCGGGTGAGTTCACCTATGATGCAGGAGATATCGAACCTCAGGTCGCCTGCCCGCATCAGGTGGATAACGTAAAGCCTGTAGGAGAGGTTGAAGGGACTCATGTAGACCAGGTCTTTATAGGGACATGTACAAACGGAAGGCTCGAAGACCTCGAAGTAGCAGCAGAAGTTCTTAAAGGAAAGAAGGTTGCAGTCAGAACGTTAGTGATCCCTGCATCCCGAACCACTCTCCTTGCAGCAATCGAGAATGGAACAATGGAAACCCTTCTTAAAGCCGGTGTAACTCTTACAACTCCCGGCTGCGGTCCCTGCCTTGGCGCCCATCAGGGCGTGATCGGGGAAGGCGAAGTATGTATTTCAACCGCGAATAGAAACTTCAAAGGCAGAATGGGAAAAGGCGGCTTTATTTATCTTGCATCCCCTGTAACCGCAGCAGCCTCTGCACTGACAGGCGAAATCACCGACCCGAGGACAATCTGA
- the flaJ gene encoding archaellar assembly protein FlaJ: protein MTFVQAIPNLTLNAAKREVEGYFNLARKLKNTKFVERVNDDMLFLLIYMAAISTADIERDRIFDYAGRQKEYDASKYFRQIHILASKWGYEYAKACKYTSQRLKDVYLSKFFEKIANVLSSGEPEKNFLKQEKITREEIYSNEYERSVESLKKWTDGYTALMVSVTLVITITLVSVMIYNITNMETIAFLIEILTLFICGLALYIIYKAAPAEKKVHALRHKSKEQEQIRLLSRTLLPLGVISLATLTLYGTELKFILLGVTAFTLPIGILAMADDRKINERDSSFPAFVKTLGTLAGTTGITIRSAMENLDRETIGCLKPGVEELHSGLSMGFKSKLCWEKFIGETGSELINRCSRIFTDAVELGGDPAEIGNIVSTSSLAIVLLRMKRQLVSSGFKGLAITLHTVMVGLLIFVMEIISKFSGLVSRLSESYMSAEGGMSGMSEIGMSMFNLAESVPILYRLTFSVIIILTISNTLVVKIVEGGGNYKLFFYGGLMSGISGLCMILIPPVVSKVFTFQI, encoded by the coding sequence ATGACTTTTGTGCAAGCAATTCCGAACTTAACTCTAAATGCTGCAAAACGGGAAGTTGAAGGCTACTTTAATCTCGCCAGAAAACTTAAAAATACTAAATTTGTTGAAAGAGTCAATGATGATATGCTCTTTCTGCTAATATACATGGCTGCGATTTCAACTGCAGATATCGAAAGGGACAGGATCTTCGATTATGCGGGACGGCAGAAAGAATATGATGCTTCGAAGTATTTCAGACAGATACACATCCTTGCCTCAAAATGGGGGTACGAATATGCAAAAGCCTGCAAGTATACTTCTCAGAGATTAAAGGATGTTTATCTTTCAAAATTTTTTGAAAAAATAGCAAATGTCCTTTCTTCCGGAGAGCCGGAAAAAAACTTTCTGAAACAGGAGAAAATCACAAGGGAAGAGATTTACTCCAATGAGTACGAGAGAAGCGTTGAATCCCTGAAAAAGTGGACTGACGGCTATACTGCCCTTATGGTATCCGTAACCCTGGTTATTACCATAACTCTTGTTTCTGTTATGATCTATAATATAACGAATATGGAAACCATTGCTTTTCTTATAGAGATTCTAACTCTTTTCATATGCGGGCTTGCCCTTTACATTATATATAAAGCAGCTCCTGCCGAAAAAAAAGTACATGCCCTCCGCCACAAATCAAAGGAGCAGGAGCAAATAAGGCTATTGAGCCGGACTTTGCTTCCTCTCGGAGTGATTTCTCTAGCCACTCTCACTCTGTATGGGACAGAACTGAAATTTATTCTGCTCGGAGTGACCGCTTTTACACTTCCGATAGGCATTCTTGCTATGGCAGATGACCGGAAAATCAACGAAAGGGACAGCAGTTTTCCTGCTTTTGTAAAGACTCTCGGAACCCTTGCCGGGACAACAGGAATCACCATCAGGAGTGCGATGGAAAACCTTGATAGGGAAACCATAGGTTGTCTCAAGCCCGGAGTTGAAGAGCTGCATTCTGGCCTTTCAATGGGATTTAAGTCAAAGCTCTGCTGGGAAAAATTCATAGGGGAAACAGGCTCCGAACTGATTAACAGGTGCTCAAGGATCTTTACCGATGCAGTAGAACTGGGCGGCGACCCGGCGGAGATAGGGAACATAGTCTCGACCTCAAGCCTGGCAATTGTCCTCCTGAGAATGAAACGGCAGCTGGTCAGTTCAGGCTTCAAGGGGCTTGCCATAACCCTTCATACTGTTATGGTAGGGCTCCTGATCTTTGTAATGGAGATAATCTCCAAATTCAGCGGGCTTGTCTCCAGGTTGAGCGAATCGTATATGTCCGCAGAAGGGGGAATGAGCGGGATGTCTGAAATTGGGATGAGTATGTTCAATTTAGCTGAAAGTGTACCCATACTATATAGGTTAACCTTCTCAGTAATAATTATCCTGACAATTTCAAACACACTCGTGGTAAAGATAGTTGAAGGCGGAGGGAATTACAAACTTTTTTTCTATGGGGGCTTGATGTCTGGAATTTCAGGGCTCTGTATGATTCTTATCCCACCGGTTGTATCGAAGGTGTTTACGTTCCAGATATGA
- a CDS encoding type II/IV secretion system ATPase subunit yields the protein MEALPFDPLPAPENGGCSREEIYSSLSSEMQEFVSREENHHILDYICRLPTEEIGFPEFYPRISRAMRSIKHPNLIYPAGKGLAVHIYPDKEDVRNYYIPIEPCLFQKLDSKLEEVEKLLIDVIHDQDITTKDPEEKKKLLEKALEKTCKVRKELKESSGTSDGKRRGKKDFSGKEKNSSGEGINSEKPEIFGNLKEAGKIFKTRKLQKISVTPEEFDAIKYLMIRDKVGMGLLEPLLRDSNIEDISCSGLGRIFVEHKVFSSLKTTISFEEIEELNSFVIQISEKVGKPITYRDPIVDTALPDGSRINIVFGEDVSKRGSNFTIRKFMEVPISILELIEFGTIDYTMAAYMWMMLRAGMNCFVSGETASGKTTTMNAVTTFLPPESKIVSIEDTPELQVPHKNWTREVTRTTRDDSGSDVSMFDLLKAALRQRPNEIMIGEIRGVEGNIAFQAMQTGHPVMSTFHAASVEKLIQRLTGDPINIPRNYVDNLNVVLIQSAVNVPGKGLGRRVLSINEIVAYDSESQSFNFMDIFKWDPATDTFKFIGKNNSYMLEHKIAPRLGIPENQVRKIYSELDKRAKILRKIHQANITNFYDLFNTLIRLEEAGLTS from the coding sequence ATGGAAGCTCTGCCTTTTGACCCGTTGCCTGCACCGGAGAATGGAGGGTGTTCCAGAGAAGAAATATACTCCAGCCTTTCTTCAGAAATGCAGGAGTTCGTCAGTAGAGAAGAAAATCATCACATCCTTGATTATATCTGCAGGCTTCCGACAGAGGAAATAGGGTTTCCGGAGTTCTATCCGAGAATCTCGAGAGCCATGAGAAGCATCAAACATCCCAACCTGATTTATCCTGCAGGGAAAGGGCTTGCCGTCCATATATATCCGGATAAAGAGGATGTAAGAAATTATTACATTCCCATAGAGCCCTGCCTTTTTCAGAAGCTGGACAGTAAACTTGAGGAAGTAGAAAAGTTACTTATTGACGTAATACACGATCAGGATATTACTACAAAAGATCCAGAAGAAAAAAAGAAACTCCTCGAAAAAGCTCTGGAAAAAACCTGTAAAGTGAGAAAGGAATTAAAGGAAAGCTCCGGGACATCGGACGGAAAACGCAGAGGAAAGAAGGACTTTTCAGGGAAGGAAAAAAATTCATCCGGAGAAGGAATTAATAGCGAAAAACCCGAAATTTTTGGGAACCTGAAGGAAGCAGGCAAAATATTCAAAACTAGAAAACTGCAGAAAATTTCCGTAACGCCTGAGGAATTCGATGCAATCAAATACCTGATGATCAGGGACAAAGTGGGGATGGGACTGCTCGAACCTTTACTGCGGGACTCAAACATAGAAGATATCAGCTGCAGTGGGCTTGGCAGGATCTTTGTTGAGCATAAGGTGTTCTCCTCCCTTAAAACAACAATCTCTTTTGAAGAAATTGAAGAACTCAATTCTTTTGTCATACAGATCTCCGAAAAAGTAGGAAAACCGATTACCTACAGGGACCCGATAGTAGATACCGCTCTACCGGACGGCTCAAGAATTAATATCGTGTTCGGAGAAGATGTGTCAAAGCGCGGAAGCAATTTTACCATCAGGAAATTTATGGAGGTCCCTATTTCAATCCTCGAACTTATTGAATTCGGAACAATTGACTACACAATGGCTGCATACATGTGGATGATGCTCAGGGCAGGGATGAACTGCTTCGTTTCAGGTGAAACAGCTTCCGGAAAAACCACAACGATGAATGCAGTGACTACTTTTCTTCCTCCCGAATCCAAAATCGTCTCTATCGAAGACACTCCGGAGCTGCAAGTTCCACATAAGAACTGGACCCGGGAGGTTACAAGGACTACAAGGGATGATAGCGGTTCGGATGTCTCCATGTTTGACCTATTAAAGGCCGCCCTGCGCCAGCGTCCGAATGAGATTATGATAGGAGAGATCCGTGGGGTTGAAGGGAATATCGCTTTTCAGGCAATGCAGACAGGACACCCTGTAATGTCCACCTTCCATGCCGCCTCTGTTGAGAAACTTATCCAGAGACTGACAGGAGATCCCATTAATATTCCCAGAAATTATGTGGATAACCTGAACGTCGTTCTTATCCAGAGTGCCGTAAATGTTCCGGGAAAAGGGCTTGGGAGAAGAGTCCTGAGCATAAACGAAATCGTAGCCTACGATTCCGAGAGCCAGTCTTTTAATTTCATGGATATCTTCAAATGGGATCCTGCTACGGATACCTTCAAGTTTATCGGGAAAAACAACTCATACATGCTGGAACATAAAATCGCCCCTCGCCTGGGAATTCCTGAAAACCAGGTACGAAAAATTTACTCCGAACTTGACAAAAGAGCAAAAATCCTCCGGAAGATTCACCAGGCAAATATTACCAATTTCTACGACCTGTTCAATACCCTGATCCGGCTTGAGGAGGCGGGGTTAACATCATGA
- a CDS encoding ATPase domain-containing protein, whose product MEGRKGEGTLFENDSFYEEVFSDLKEEEKESLEFISSGNLEIDRKLEGGVPVGSLCLLEGGNDSGKSIFLQQIMWGALNQDKKVLALTTEKTSKELLNQMESLKHGISDYFIIGRAKIFEINAVYVEENPMLSECLLQVLLESIKRCEEELILIDSLTIFAVNASENAVLNFFTECVKLCDNGKTIFISVHGYAFSQALLYRLRSVCSAYLELRIEQVGDQWIKTMEIQKLRGARKISGNLLSFDVDSEFGLKIIPVSKVKA is encoded by the coding sequence ATGGAAGGAAGGAAGGGCGAAGGAACACTGTTTGAGAATGATTCGTTCTACGAAGAGGTATTCAGTGACCTGAAAGAGGAAGAAAAAGAATCACTGGAGTTTATATCTTCCGGAAACCTGGAAATAGACAGGAAGCTGGAGGGAGGCGTGCCCGTAGGTTCACTCTGCCTGCTTGAGGGAGGAAACGATAGTGGAAAGTCTATTTTTCTGCAGCAGATAATGTGGGGAGCTCTGAACCAGGACAAAAAGGTACTTGCTTTAACAACGGAAAAAACCTCAAAAGAACTTTTGAACCAGATGGAGAGCCTGAAGCACGGGATTTCGGATTACTTCATAATAGGCAGGGCAAAAATATTTGAAATTAATGCGGTCTACGTTGAAGAAAATCCCATGTTAAGTGAGTGCCTGCTTCAGGTGCTTCTGGAATCGATAAAAAGGTGCGAAGAAGAACTGATCCTTATAGATTCTCTGACGATCTTTGCAGTAAATGCTTCGGAAAATGCAGTGTTAAACTTCTTTACCGAATGTGTAAAGTTATGCGATAATGGAAAAACTATTTTCATCAGCGTGCATGGATATGCTTTTTCCCAGGCTCTGCTTTACAGGCTGAGGTCAGTTTGTAGTGCCTATCTTGAACTCCGGATAGAGCAGGTTGGGGATCAATGGATAAAAACTATGGAAATTCAGAAACTGAGGGGTGCCAGGAAAATTAGCGGAAATTTACTGAGTTTTGATGTGGATAGTGAGTTCGGATTGAAAATTATTCCTGTTTCAAAGGTAAAAGCCTGA
- a CDS encoding archaellin/type IV pilin N-terminal domain-containing protein — protein sequence MKGIFNIFRKDEKAFTGLESAIVLTAFVVVAAVFSYVVLGAGFTTSDTAKKTIDEGVKQTTSSVELAGDVIAKGTPATPSVDTIIVTLQLTAGQSPVDIGTDNTSGLMIVSYTDNSTYVPDVSWTKEFIGDDDGDSVLERHEKVELTITVPEPSMLQGTPTQVVNREFRLEVKPKIGAIVPVTRVTPPQIDAVMNLR from the coding sequence ATGAAAGGGATTTTTAACATCTTTAGAAAAGACGAGAAAGCTTTTACAGGGCTTGAGTCTGCAATAGTGCTGACTGCTTTCGTAGTGGTGGCAGCAGTTTTCTCTTATGTAGTCCTCGGGGCTGGTTTTACGACCTCAGATACCGCCAAGAAAACAATTGATGAGGGTGTCAAACAAACTACTTCTTCCGTTGAGCTTGCAGGGGATGTGATCGCAAAAGGCACTCCTGCAACCCCCTCGGTGGATACCATAATTGTTACTCTTCAACTCACAGCAGGCCAGTCCCCGGTGGATATAGGGACCGATAATACTTCAGGACTGATGATTGTATCTTACACTGACAACTCAACCTATGTTCCAGATGTAAGCTGGACAAAAGAATTCATCGGAGACGATGATGGAGATAGTGTGCTGGAACGGCATGAAAAAGTTGAACTAACAATTACTGTCCCTGAACCCTCAATGCTACAGGGAACTCCGACACAGGTAGTCAATAGAGAGTTCAGGCTTGAGGTAAAACCGAAGATAGGTGCAATTGTGCCCGTTACCAGAGTTACACCTCCGCAGATTGACGCTGTGATGAACCTAAGGTAA
- a CDS encoding 2-oxoacid:ferredoxin oxidoreductase subunit beta produces MPTSEDYEGQVPAWCPGCGNFQILSTIKQALVELDIEPWEVLVVSGIGQAGKLPHYIKCHTFNGLHGRTLPVATAAKLANNSLHVIAVAGDGDCYAEGGNHFLHAIRRNPNISLFVHNNQIYGLTKGQASPTTAKGTHTPAQPFGYLAHPFNPLSLAISQDCSFVARGFAGDQEHLKELMKAAITHRGFSLIDILQPCVTFNKVNTFKWYRERVYKLEDDHDPYNQIKAFEKALEWGDRIPNGIFYKSDKETLEEMMPTIHETPLVRKKFSLEDIKHEIEKFY; encoded by the coding sequence ATGCCTACCTCTGAGGACTATGAAGGCCAGGTCCCTGCATGGTGCCCTGGATGTGGAAACTTCCAGATTCTTTCGACCATTAAACAAGCACTTGTCGAACTTGACATCGAGCCCTGGGAAGTCCTGGTGGTTTCGGGAATAGGACAGGCCGGGAAGCTTCCCCATTACATAAAGTGTCACACCTTCAATGGGCTTCACGGAAGGACACTCCCTGTTGCCACAGCTGCAAAGCTTGCAAACAACTCCCTGCATGTCATTGCGGTTGCCGGGGACGGAGATTGTTATGCCGAAGGTGGAAACCATTTCCTTCATGCGATCCGCAGGAACCCGAATATCAGTCTTTTCGTGCACAATAACCAGATCTACGGGCTGACCAAAGGACAGGCATCTCCCACAACAGCTAAAGGGACACATACACCGGCTCAGCCTTTTGGGTACCTTGCGCACCCGTTTAACCCGCTTTCTCTGGCAATCTCTCAGGACTGCAGTTTTGTTGCCAGGGGTTTTGCAGGAGACCAGGAGCATCTGAAAGAGCTCATGAAAGCTGCAATAACACACAGAGGTTTTTCCCTGATTGATATTCTTCAGCCCTGTGTCACTTTTAATAAAGTGAATACTTTTAAATGGTATCGGGAAAGGGTTTACAAACTTGAGGATGACCATGACCCTTACAACCAGATAAAAGCATTCGAAAAAGCTCTTGAATGGGGAGATAGAATTCCCAATGGCATATTTTACAAAAGCGATAAGGAAACCCTGGAAGAAATGATGCCGACAATCCATGAAACCCCTCTTGTGAGGAAAAAGTTCTCACTTGAGGATATTAAGCACGAAATTGAGAAATTTTATTAA